One Micromonospora sp. WMMD812 genomic window carries:
- the gabT gene encoding 4-aminobutyrate--2-oxoglutarate transaminase codes for MASSEELHKRRGAAVARGVGSVIPSYVDRAAGGTLIDVDGRQWIDFAAGIAVTSVGNSAPRVVEAVRAQVERFTHTCFMVAPYESYVAVCEQLNALTPGGFEKRSALFNSGAEAVENAVKIARHATGRPAVVVFDHAYHGRTNLTMALTAKNMPYKHRFGPFAGEIYRVPMSYPLRDGGLDGATAAARAIEMIEKQVGAENVAALLIEPIQGEGGFVVPAPGFLPALRAWATAAGVVFVADEIQTGFCRTGDWFACQHEDVEPDLVTLAKGIAGGLPLAAVTGRADLMDAVHVGGLGGTYGGNPIACAAALASIETMHELDLAAAARRIESVMAPRLRAIADRDPRVAEVRGRGAMLAVELVRPGTLTPDPAAAAAVSAACHTAGLLTLTCGTYGNVLRFLPPLVISEDELTRGLDVLDTAFG; via the coding sequence ATGGCGTCCTCGGAGGAACTGCACAAGCGGCGCGGCGCGGCCGTCGCCCGCGGCGTCGGCAGCGTCATCCCGTCCTACGTGGACCGCGCCGCCGGCGGCACTCTCATCGACGTCGACGGGCGGCAGTGGATCGACTTCGCCGCCGGCATCGCGGTGACCAGCGTGGGCAACTCCGCGCCGCGGGTGGTCGAGGCGGTGCGGGCCCAGGTCGAGAGGTTCACCCACACCTGTTTCATGGTCGCGCCCTACGAGTCGTACGTGGCGGTGTGCGAGCAGCTCAACGCGCTGACCCCGGGCGGGTTCGAGAAGCGCTCGGCGCTGTTCAACTCCGGCGCCGAGGCGGTGGAGAACGCCGTGAAGATCGCTCGGCACGCCACGGGACGGCCTGCCGTGGTGGTGTTCGACCACGCGTACCACGGGCGGACCAACCTGACCATGGCATTGACCGCGAAGAACATGCCGTACAAACACCGGTTCGGGCCGTTCGCCGGTGAGATCTACCGGGTGCCGATGTCGTACCCGCTGCGCGACGGCGGGCTGGACGGCGCGACCGCCGCGGCCCGGGCGATCGAGATGATCGAGAAGCAGGTGGGCGCGGAGAACGTGGCCGCGCTGCTGATCGAGCCGATCCAGGGCGAGGGCGGTTTCGTCGTACCGGCGCCGGGGTTCCTGCCCGCGCTGCGCGCGTGGGCGACGGCGGCCGGAGTGGTCTTCGTCGCCGACGAGATCCAGACCGGGTTCTGCCGGACCGGCGACTGGTTCGCCTGCCAGCACGAGGACGTCGAGCCGGACCTGGTCACGCTGGCCAAGGGGATCGCCGGTGGGCTGCCGCTGGCCGCGGTGACCGGCCGCGCCGACCTGATGGATGCGGTGCACGTCGGCGGCCTTGGCGGCACGTACGGCGGCAACCCGATCGCCTGCGCCGCCGCCCTGGCCAGCATCGAGACGATGCATGAGCTGGACCTGGCGGCCGCGGCCCGGCGGATCGAATCGGTGATGGCGCCCCGGCTGCGCGCGATCGCCGATCGGGACCCGCGCGTCGCCGAGGTGCGCGGTCGCGGCGCGATGCTCGCCGTGGAGCTGGTGCGGCCGGGCACGCTCACCCCGGACCCGGCGGCGGCCGCCGCGGTGTCGGCCGCCTGTCACACGGCCGGCCTGCTCACCCTCACCTGCGGCACCTACGGCAACGTGCTGCGCTTCCTCCCCCCGCTGGTGATCTCCGAGGACGAGCTCACCCGCGGCCTCGACGTCCTGGACACCGCCTTCGGCTGA
- a CDS encoding response regulator transcription factor, translated as MRVLVADDERLLADMVAEGLRRLSMAVDVCYDGDGALERIGVNRYDVAVLDRDMPGHTGDEVCQSLAGSAAGTRVLLLTAAAGIRDRVEGLGLGADDYLTKPFAFAELVARVQALGRRSAPAVPPVLERHGLALDVARHAVTRDGRPLNLSPKEFAVLHVLMRAEGRVVSAEELLEQAWDEFADPFTNAVRVTVMTLRKKLGQPAVIQTVPRAGYRIGGPE; from the coding sequence GTGCGGGTGCTGGTGGCGGACGACGAGCGGTTGCTGGCGGACATGGTCGCCGAAGGGCTGCGTCGTCTCTCGATGGCGGTCGACGTCTGCTACGACGGCGACGGCGCGCTGGAGCGGATCGGGGTGAACCGGTACGACGTCGCCGTCCTGGACCGGGACATGCCTGGCCACACCGGCGACGAGGTGTGCCAGAGCCTCGCCGGCTCCGCCGCCGGCACCCGCGTGCTCCTGCTCACCGCGGCCGCCGGCATCCGGGACCGGGTGGAGGGCCTCGGGCTGGGCGCCGACGACTACCTGACCAAGCCGTTCGCCTTCGCCGAACTGGTCGCCCGGGTGCAGGCCCTCGGGCGGCGGTCCGCACCGGCGGTGCCACCGGTGCTGGAGCGGCACGGGCTGGCGCTGGACGTGGCCCGGCACGCGGTGACCCGGGACGGCCGCCCGCTCAACCTCAGCCCGAAGGAGTTCGCCGTGCTCCACGTGCTGATGCGCGCGGAGGGCCGCGTGGTCAGCGCGGAGGAGCTGCTGGAACAGGCGTGGGACGAGTTCGCCGACCCGTTCACCAACGCGGTGCGGGTCACCGTGATGACGCTGCGCAAGAAGCTCGGCCAGCCGGCCGTCATCCAGACCGTGCCCCGCGCCGGCTACCGGATCGGCGGCCCCGAGTGA
- a CDS encoding HAMP domain-containing sensor histidine kinase — protein MTPRRRVLLVGVLALLVGYSLPALDKQLLITLWSRGRQLCGLPLPGLGVVCEPARGVFGELPQLVLLVVSVVALVAAVVAIWGAAVWCLRPVRDLVEPIAHVGPQNLGHRIRRRGSDELARLSQSIDEMMERIAAGYEGQRRFAANASHELRTPLAVQRTLIEVGMSRSLSGDQMELVTAQLLETNERNERLIEGLLALSESDQGLHSRTPQRLDEIVTGVLVAYQDRATAAGVTVEGHLVPRVVLGERVLLERLVTNLVENAIKYNRPGGTLTVAVGDDPALTVVNTGQVVPAEAVAGLFEPFRRLARDRTNHGGGAGLGLAIARSITQAHDGIIAARPAEYGGLRVDVQLPAPH, from the coding sequence GTGACCCCGCGCCGGCGCGTCCTGCTGGTCGGCGTGCTCGCCCTGCTCGTCGGGTACTCGCTGCCCGCCCTGGACAAGCAACTGCTCATCACCCTGTGGAGCCGCGGCCGGCAACTCTGCGGGCTGCCGTTGCCCGGGCTGGGCGTGGTGTGTGAGCCGGCCCGTGGCGTCTTCGGAGAGCTTCCCCAGCTGGTCCTGCTGGTGGTGTCCGTTGTCGCGCTCGTGGCCGCGGTGGTCGCGATCTGGGGCGCCGCGGTGTGGTGCCTGCGTCCGGTGCGCGATCTCGTCGAGCCGATCGCGCACGTCGGGCCGCAGAACCTCGGCCACCGGATCCGTCGCCGGGGCAGCGACGAACTGGCCCGGCTGTCCCAGTCGATCGACGAGATGATGGAGCGCATCGCCGCCGGGTACGAGGGGCAGCGGCGGTTCGCCGCGAACGCCTCGCACGAGCTGCGTACGCCGTTGGCGGTCCAGCGGACGCTCATCGAGGTCGGCATGTCCCGGTCGCTCAGCGGTGACCAGATGGAGCTGGTGACCGCCCAGCTGCTGGAGACCAACGAGCGCAACGAGCGGCTCATCGAGGGGCTGCTCGCGCTCAGCGAGAGCGACCAGGGCCTGCACTCGCGTACCCCGCAGCGGCTCGACGAGATCGTCACCGGGGTCCTGGTGGCGTACCAGGACCGGGCCACGGCGGCCGGGGTGACGGTGGAGGGCCACCTCGTCCCGCGCGTGGTCCTCGGCGAGCGGGTGCTGCTGGAGCGCCTGGTGACCAACCTGGTGGAGAACGCGATCAAATACAACCGGCCCGGCGGCACGCTCACCGTCGCGGTCGGCGACGACCCGGCGCTGACCGTGGTCAACACCGGCCAGGTCGTGCCGGCCGAGGCGGTCGCCGGCCTGTTCGAGCCGTTCCGGCGCCTGGCCCGGGACCGTACGAACCACGGCGGCGGGGCCGGGCTCGGCCTCGCCATCGCCCGCTCGATCACCCAGGCGCACGACGGCATCATCGCCGCCCGCCCCGCCGAGTACGGCGGACTGCGGGTCGACGTCCAGCTGCCCGCGCCGCACTGA
- a CDS encoding gamma-aminobutyraldehyde dehydrogenase: MSDQQQLRNFVNGQYVDPVDGGYADLVDPCTGEVFAQAPVSGAADVDAAMKAAADAFEGWRDATPAERQKTLLKLADAVESRAAELVDAEVRNTGKPRQLTAEEELPPAVDEFRFFAGAARLLEGRSAGEYLAGHTSYVRREPIGVCAQVTPWNYPLMMAVWKIAPALAAGNTVVLKPSDTTPVSTLLLAEIAAEFFPPGVFNVVCGNRDTGRALVSHPTPQLVSITGSTRAGMEVAAAAAPDLKRTHLELGGKAPVVLFDDADVAAAAEAIAVGGYFNAGQDCTAATRVLAGPGIHDDFVAALAEQARNTKTGAPDDEDVLYGPLNNANQLARVRGFVDRLPDHAKVVTGGSQVGERGYFYAPTVVSGVKQADEVIQQEVFGPVITVQRFSDEDEAVRWANGVEYGLSASVWTKDHGRAMRMTRRLDFGCVWVNTHIPFISEMPHGGFKHSGHGKDLSVYSLEDYTRLKHVMHNIEG, encoded by the coding sequence ATGAGTGACCAGCAGCAGCTGCGCAACTTCGTCAACGGCCAGTACGTCGACCCGGTGGACGGCGGGTACGCCGACCTCGTCGATCCGTGCACGGGCGAGGTCTTCGCGCAGGCGCCGGTCTCCGGCGCCGCCGACGTGGACGCGGCGATGAAGGCCGCCGCCGACGCCTTCGAGGGCTGGCGCGACGCCACGCCGGCCGAGCGGCAGAAGACGCTGCTCAAGCTCGCCGACGCGGTCGAGTCCCGGGCCGCCGAGCTGGTCGACGCGGAGGTGCGCAACACCGGCAAGCCGCGCCAGCTCACCGCCGAGGAGGAGCTGCCGCCGGCCGTCGACGAGTTCCGCTTCTTCGCCGGCGCCGCCCGCCTGTTGGAGGGCCGCTCAGCCGGCGAGTACCTGGCCGGCCACACCTCGTACGTGCGGCGTGAGCCGATCGGCGTCTGCGCCCAGGTGACGCCCTGGAACTATCCGCTGATGATGGCGGTCTGGAAGATCGCCCCCGCCCTGGCCGCCGGCAACACGGTGGTGCTCAAGCCCTCCGACACCACGCCGGTGTCGACGCTGCTGCTGGCCGAGATCGCCGCCGAGTTCTTCCCGCCCGGCGTGTTCAACGTCGTCTGCGGCAATCGGGACACCGGTCGCGCCCTGGTCTCGCACCCCACCCCGCAGCTGGTGTCGATCACCGGCTCGACCCGCGCGGGCATGGAGGTCGCCGCCGCGGCCGCGCCGGATCTGAAGCGCACCCACCTGGAGCTGGGCGGCAAGGCCCCGGTGGTGCTCTTCGACGACGCGGACGTCGCCGCGGCGGCCGAGGCGATCGCGGTCGGTGGCTACTTCAACGCCGGCCAGGACTGCACCGCGGCGACGCGGGTGCTCGCCGGCCCGGGTATCCACGACGACTTCGTGGCCGCCCTCGCGGAGCAGGCCCGGAACACGAAGACCGGCGCGCCGGACGACGAGGACGTGCTCTACGGCCCGCTGAACAACGCCAACCAGCTCGCCCGGGTGCGCGGTTTCGTGGACCGGCTGCCGGACCACGCGAAGGTCGTGACCGGCGGTTCGCAGGTCGGTGAGCGCGGCTACTTCTACGCGCCGACCGTCGTGTCCGGGGTCAAGCAGGCCGACGAGGTCATCCAGCAGGAGGTCTTCGGGCCGGTCATCACCGTGCAGCGCTTCTCGGACGAGGACGAGGCGGTGCGCTGGGCCAACGGCGTGGAGTACGGCCTGTCGGCCTCGGTGTGGACCAAGGACCACGGCCGGGCGATGCGGATGACCCGGCGGCTCGACTTCGGCTGCGTCTGGGTGAACACCCACATCCCGTTCATCTCCGAGATGCCGCACGGCGGCTTCAAGCACTCGGGGCACGGCAAGGACCTCTCGGTCTACAGCCTGGAGGACTACACCCGGCTCAAGCACGTCATGCACAACATCGAGGGCTGA
- a CDS encoding pyridoxal-phosphate dependent enzyme: protein MTTRTDPTRPTAAGGERLAWADVAKGGCIVLVVLWHVIVKDYLQVDWAVGLPVAGAWGTLGELLLPMRMPLFFTLSGIFAANAVRRSWPVAGRPRIARNLYLYAVWLLIHTAVLALAPGFPTDRATSVGGLLAQLTVTPSNLWYLYALALYFVLAKALRRVHPAVLLPAAAALSAVAAAGLLDTPGNRGGLYQNLVFFLAGVHLRPSVHRWAAAVTGPRLLLALAAYTAALTAVAATGTGQLLGVAPVVSVVAVVFGIAAAVRLARRPALGGALAALGRRTLPVYVIHMPVLALLHRFLVGPVTEVGGPARLLLATGYPVLLTAAVLALSLAVHRGLLAARAGWLFDLPRRAGARHVHEGETMSRTDSSSPATVPDRARVEEAAWWLSGRVVRTPVLNSPAIDRLAGARILLKAENLQAGGSYKMRGAMLAVGRIAAAGDTGVVAQSTGNHAVAVALAARRHGMAATVVLPVDAAATKVARARSAGARVVLAGTTLEERVAVARRISDESGHPLVDAYDHPDVIAGQGSASLELIEEAERAGTPLDALVVPVGGGGGVAGACLAAAGRPIEVYGVEPVGCDSLARSLAAGRPTPVSPAPTIADGLRPTCVGELPFAVLRDTVRGVVRVDDDQIAEAFRLLLLDLKVLAEPSGAAGLAGALRLMAGLDGEASGRAGGGPGDGGGGGPAGGPGAGRERYRTVGVVLTGGNVEADLVARLATRQWEGVAA from the coding sequence GTGACGACCCGTACCGACCCGACCCGGCCGACCGCCGCCGGCGGCGAACGCCTGGCCTGGGCGGACGTCGCCAAGGGCGGCTGCATCGTCCTGGTGGTGCTCTGGCACGTGATCGTCAAGGACTACCTCCAGGTCGACTGGGCGGTCGGGCTGCCGGTGGCGGGCGCCTGGGGGACGCTCGGCGAACTGCTGCTGCCGATGCGGATGCCGCTGTTCTTCACCCTCTCCGGGATCTTCGCGGCCAACGCCGTACGGCGGTCGTGGCCGGTGGCCGGCCGACCCCGGATCGCCCGGAACCTCTACCTGTACGCCGTGTGGCTGCTGATCCACACTGCCGTGCTGGCCCTCGCGCCGGGCTTCCCGACCGACCGGGCCACCAGCGTGGGCGGGCTGCTCGCCCAGCTCACGGTGACCCCGTCCAACCTCTGGTACCTGTACGCGCTGGCGCTCTACTTCGTCCTCGCCAAGGCGCTGCGCCGGGTCCACCCGGCCGTGCTGCTCCCGGCGGCGGCCGCGCTGTCCGCCGTCGCGGCGGCCGGCCTGCTCGACACGCCGGGAAACCGGGGCGGGCTCTACCAGAACCTGGTGTTCTTCCTCGCCGGCGTCCACCTGCGGCCGTCCGTCCACCGCTGGGCGGCCGCCGTGACCGGCCCGCGCCTGCTGCTGGCCCTCGCGGCGTACACGGCCGCGCTGACCGCCGTGGCGGCGACCGGCACCGGCCAACTGCTCGGGGTGGCGCCGGTCGTGTCCGTCGTCGCGGTGGTGTTCGGCATCGCCGCGGCGGTCCGGCTGGCCCGGCGGCCGGCACTGGGTGGCGCGCTCGCCGCGCTGGGGCGCCGGACGTTGCCCGTCTACGTGATCCACATGCCGGTGCTAGCGCTGCTGCACCGGTTCCTCGTCGGCCCGGTCACCGAGGTCGGCGGTCCGGCGCGGCTGCTGCTGGCGACCGGCTACCCGGTCCTGCTCACCGCGGCGGTGCTGGCGCTCAGCCTCGCCGTCCACCGAGGGCTGTTGGCGGCCCGTGCGGGGTGGCTGTTCGACCTGCCCCGCCGCGCCGGCGCCCGCCACGTCCACGAAGGAGAGACCATGTCCCGCACAGATTCGTCGAGTCCGGCCACCGTGCCGGACCGGGCCCGCGTCGAGGAGGCCGCCTGGTGGCTGTCCGGCCGGGTGGTCCGTACGCCCGTGCTGAACTCGCCGGCGATCGACCGGCTGGCCGGCGCCCGGATCCTCCTGAAGGCGGAGAACCTCCAGGCCGGCGGCTCGTACAAGATGCGCGGCGCGATGCTGGCCGTGGGCCGGATCGCCGCGGCGGGCGACACCGGGGTGGTCGCGCAGAGCACCGGCAACCACGCCGTCGCGGTGGCCCTGGCCGCCCGACGGCACGGGATGGCGGCGACCGTGGTCCTGCCGGTCGACGCGGCGGCGACGAAGGTGGCCCGGGCCCGGTCGGCCGGGGCGCGGGTCGTCCTCGCCGGCACCACGCTGGAGGAGCGGGTGGCCGTGGCGCGCCGGATCAGCGACGAGTCCGGTCATCCCCTCGTCGACGCGTACGACCATCCGGACGTCATCGCCGGGCAGGGCAGCGCGAGCCTGGAGCTGATCGAGGAGGCGGAGCGGGCCGGCACTCCGCTGGACGCGCTCGTGGTGCCGGTCGGCGGGGGTGGCGGCGTCGCGGGCGCCTGCCTGGCCGCGGCCGGGAGGCCGATCGAGGTGTACGGCGTCGAGCCGGTCGGCTGCGACTCGCTGGCCCGCAGCCTGGCGGCCGGCCGACCCACCCCGGTCTCCCCGGCGCCCACGATCGCCGACGGTCTCCGGCCCACCTGCGTGGGTGAGCTGCCGTTCGCCGTCCTGCGGGACACCGTGCGGGGCGTCGTCCGGGTCGACGACGACCAGATCGCCGAGGCGTTCCGGCTGCTCCTGCTGGACCTGAAGGTGCTTGCCGAGCCGTCCGGGGCGGCCGGGCTGGCCGGCGCGCTGCGGCTCATGGCGGGCCTGGACGGCGAGGCGTCCGGCCGGGCCGGCGGCGGCCCGGGGGACGGGGGCGGCGGTGGCCCGGCCGGCGGGCCCGGCGCGGGACGGGAGAGGTACCGCACGGTCGGCGTCGTGCTGACCGGCGGCAATGTCGAGGCGGACCTGGTCGCCCGGTTGGCGACCCGGCAGTGGGAAGGGGTGGCGGCGTGA
- a CDS encoding GAF domain-containing protein, with protein MADPWLALEFGVDPAERIAQVGAAHEAFLAGGTEAARRTDRHLRDVVANSWRRSAGALLDPETTPPVDLTDDALESYRAAHPLARVLPLFRDLLGGIAQDGAHLMAVCDAHGRLLWVEGHPGVLRHAERMNFVPGARWDESHAGTNAPGTALAVDHSVQIFATEHFSRPVQRWTCAAAPIHDPVTGRLLGAVDITGGDHLANPQSLALVRATARAAEAQLAADRPVEPGVATIAALGRDEAELRVDGRRIRLGRRHSELLVLLVDHPEGRTGEQLGLDLYGDDRLHPVTLRAELSRLRRVLGPELLDSRPYRLRPTVRADFRTVTELLDRGDPAGALGAYAGPLLPASDAPGVARLRQLIDGQLRATVLATADPALLAAWTATPAGADDLTAWQTLARALPPGAPRRPLAVARIHQLAREYDLPRATWLQRPGN; from the coding sequence ATGGCCGACCCGTGGCTCGCCCTGGAATTCGGCGTCGATCCGGCGGAGCGGATCGCGCAGGTCGGTGCCGCCCACGAGGCGTTCCTGGCCGGCGGCACCGAGGCGGCCCGGCGGACCGACCGGCACCTGCGCGACGTGGTGGCCAACTCGTGGCGCCGCTCGGCCGGCGCGCTCCTCGACCCGGAGACCACCCCGCCCGTCGACCTCACCGACGACGCGTTGGAGAGCTACCGGGCCGCCCACCCGCTGGCCCGGGTGCTGCCCCTCTTCCGGGACCTGCTCGGCGGAATCGCCCAGGACGGCGCACACCTCATGGCGGTCTGCGACGCGCACGGGCGGCTGCTCTGGGTGGAGGGGCACCCCGGCGTGCTCCGGCACGCCGAACGGATGAACTTCGTGCCCGGCGCCCGCTGGGACGAGTCGCACGCCGGCACCAACGCCCCCGGCACCGCCCTCGCCGTCGACCACAGCGTGCAGATCTTCGCCACCGAACACTTCAGCCGACCGGTGCAGCGGTGGACCTGCGCCGCGGCGCCCATCCACGACCCCGTCACCGGCCGGCTCCTCGGCGCGGTCGACATCACCGGCGGCGACCACCTGGCCAACCCGCAGAGCCTCGCGCTGGTCCGCGCCACCGCCCGGGCCGCCGAGGCGCAGCTCGCCGCCGACCGGCCCGTCGAGCCGGGCGTGGCCACCATCGCCGCGCTCGGCCGGGACGAGGCGGAGCTCCGGGTGGACGGCCGACGGATCCGGCTCGGCCGCCGGCACAGCGAACTGCTCGTCCTGCTGGTCGACCACCCCGAGGGACGCACCGGGGAGCAGCTCGGCCTCGACCTCTACGGCGACGACCGGCTGCACCCGGTCACCCTGCGCGCCGAGCTGTCCCGGCTACGCCGGGTGCTCGGCCCCGAGCTGCTCGACTCCCGCCCGTACCGGCTACGGCCGACCGTGCGCGCCGACTTCCGTACCGTGACCGAACTGCTCGACCGGGGCGACCCGGCGGGCGCGCTCGGGGCATACGCCGGACCGCTCCTGCCCGCCTCCGACGCACCCGGAGTGGCGCGACTGCGCCAGCTGATCGACGGCCAGCTCCGCGCGACCGTGCTGGCCACCGCGGACCCGGCGCTGCTGGCCGCCTGGACCGCGACGCCCGCCGGCGCCGACGACCTGACCGCCTGGCAGACCCTCGCCCGGGCGTTGCCGCCAGGCGCGCCGCGCCGGCCACTCGCGGTCGCCCGGATCCACCAGCTCGCGCGGGAGTACGACCTACCGCGCGCAACGTGGCTGCAACGTCCCGGAAACTAA
- a CDS encoding D-alanine--D-alanine ligase family protein — protein sequence MSAPVRIGILFGGPSAEHEVSCASALGVVRALAAGGHRVVAIGVTRTGGFRLVPEGVLAELRDGVAEGRAIDDRLTVTGPVVELRAGHRAGTALVTATNAPGAVHAKLDVVFPVLHGPFGEDGVVQGLLESLGVPYVGCGILASAVGMDKVAMKRALRAEGVPITPHVSFDAQTYRATDDPEKLVVGLRRPLFVKPARMGSSIGISRVADGDDLAAAVEEALRHDTVVVVEQGVTGRELECGVLGGTRPDASAVGEVRVTGGWFDYRQKYFGDADPMVVPAPLPDDVTERIRELSVRAFAAIGGWGLARVDFLYDEAAGDLYVNELNTMPGFTAHSMYPKVWAAAGVGYREIVDRLVALALARHAERPGVTQAGGPR from the coding sequence GTGAGCGCGCCGGTTCGGATCGGAATCCTGTTCGGAGGCCCGTCGGCGGAGCACGAGGTCTCCTGCGCGTCCGCGCTCGGCGTGGTCCGGGCCCTGGCCGCCGGTGGCCACCGGGTGGTCGCCATCGGTGTCACCCGCACCGGTGGCTTCCGGCTCGTGCCGGAGGGGGTGCTGGCCGAGCTGCGGGACGGCGTGGCCGAAGGCCGGGCCATCGACGACCGGCTGACGGTGACCGGACCGGTCGTGGAGCTGCGGGCCGGTCACCGCGCCGGGACGGCGTTGGTCACCGCGACGAACGCGCCCGGCGCCGTCCACGCCAAGCTGGACGTCGTCTTCCCGGTGCTGCACGGCCCGTTCGGCGAGGACGGGGTGGTGCAGGGGCTGCTCGAGTCGTTGGGCGTGCCGTACGTGGGGTGCGGCATCCTCGCCTCCGCGGTGGGGATGGACAAGGTGGCGATGAAGCGGGCGCTGCGGGCCGAGGGCGTGCCGATCACACCGCACGTCTCGTTCGACGCGCAGACCTACCGGGCGACCGACGACCCGGAGAAGCTGGTGGTGGGGCTGCGCCGGCCCCTGTTCGTGAAGCCGGCACGGATGGGCTCCTCAATCGGGATCTCCCGAGTGGCCGACGGCGACGACCTGGCGGCGGCGGTCGAGGAGGCGCTCCGCCACGACACCGTCGTCGTGGTCGAGCAGGGGGTGACCGGCCGGGAGCTGGAGTGCGGCGTGCTCGGCGGCACCCGGCCGGACGCCTCCGCGGTCGGCGAGGTGCGGGTCACCGGTGGCTGGTTCGACTACCGGCAGAAGTACTTCGGCGACGCGGACCCGATGGTCGTGCCGGCGCCGCTGCCCGACGACGTGACGGAGCGGATCCGGGAGCTGTCGGTACGCGCGTTCGCCGCGATCGGCGGCTGGGGGCTCGCCCGGGTCGACTTCCTCTACGACGAGGCGGCCGGCGACCTCTACGTCAACGAGCTGAACACCATGCCGGGCTTCACCGCGCACTCCATGTACCCGAAGGTGTGGGCCGCCGCCGGCGTCGGTTACCGGGAGATCGTCGACCGGCTCGTCGCGCTGGCGCTCGCCCGGCACGCGGAGCGCCCCGGCGTGACCCAGGCGGGCGGCCCGCGATGA
- a CDS encoding M15 family metallopeptidase, with product MILLSDPRVAAVPGADDGEPLVDLRDLPDLWLDARAADPGGAYARVRRGVAERLVAAQRALPVGLRLLVIEGYRPHQAQLGIFTGYRDELRERHPDWSAERLHRETTKFVSPVEVAPHSTGGAVDLTLCADDGVELDMGTAVDATPLASANACFTAAPTIGATARRHRRILVDALSGAGLVNYPTEWWHWSYGDRYWALLTGAPRTRYGPL from the coding sequence ATGATCCTCCTCTCCGACCCTCGCGTGGCCGCGGTGCCCGGCGCCGACGACGGCGAACCATTGGTCGACCTGCGTGACCTGCCCGACCTGTGGCTCGACGCCCGCGCGGCCGATCCCGGCGGCGCGTACGCCCGGGTGCGTCGTGGGGTCGCGGAGCGGTTGGTGGCCGCGCAGCGCGCGCTGCCGGTGGGCCTGCGCCTGCTGGTCATCGAGGGGTACCGGCCGCACCAGGCACAGCTCGGCATCTTCACCGGCTACCGGGACGAGCTGCGCGAACGGCATCCGGACTGGTCGGCGGAGCGGCTGCACCGGGAGACCACCAAGTTCGTCTCGCCGGTGGAGGTGGCGCCGCACAGCACCGGCGGGGCGGTGGACCTGACGCTCTGCGCCGACGACGGCGTCGAGCTGGACATGGGCACCGCCGTGGACGCCACCCCGCTCGCGAGCGCGAACGCCTGCTTCACCGCCGCGCCGACGATCGGCGCCACCGCCCGACGGCACCGCCGGATCCTGGTGGACGCGCTGAGCGGCGCCGGTCTGGTGAACTACCCGACCGAGTGGTGGCACTGGTCCTACGGCGACCGCTACTGGGCGCTGCTGACCGGTGCGCCACGGACCCGTTACGGTCCGTTGTAA